One Sphingobacteriales bacterium genomic window carries:
- a CDS encoding methyltransferase domain-containing protein yields the protein MKFLYKILMGEHPNNTIFFFNFHNVRHINRFLKRQIPILQQRGNKNILVDVGAGKSPYYPWFKNYLQEYVAIDVEGALPAQENRPMVRQISAFAEKLPLPNDYADIILSNQVLEHVIDPVQAVQEKFRILKSGGIYIGSVPHLSPVHLEPYDFRRFTDLGVKQLLENAGFINIKIEGSGGIYTAIALILSMDWMLSKRKDGKEQKFSAVRALLLSPLVAFLNVSSLILDKILGDKKRSPANLCWTAYKP from the coding sequence ATGAAATTTCTCTATAAAATTTTAATGGGGGAACACCCCAATAATACCATATTCTTTTTTAATTTCCATAATGTTCGCCACATCAACCGTTTCCTGAAACGACAAATACCCATATTACAGCAACGCGGTAATAAGAATATTTTAGTAGATGTGGGAGCAGGAAAAAGCCCTTATTATCCGTGGTTTAAGAATTACCTGCAAGAATATGTAGCCATTGATGTAGAAGGTGCGCTGCCCGCACAAGAAAACCGCCCAATGGTACGACAAATTAGTGCTTTTGCTGAAAAACTGCCCTTGCCCAACGATTACGCAGACATTATTTTATCCAATCAGGTATTGGAGCATGTGATAGATCCGGTACAAGCGGTGCAAGAAAAATTCAGAATACTCAAAAGTGGCGGTATCTACATTGGCTCTGTGCCACATTTAAGTCCTGTGCATTTAGAGCCTTATGATTTTCGCCGTTTTACAGATTTAGGCGTGAAGCAATTATTAGAAAACGCGGGATTCATCAACATAAAAATAGAAGGAAGTGGCGGTATTTACACCGCTATTGCCCTAATTTTATCAATGGACTGGATGCTTTCCAAGCGAAAAGACGGCAAAGAACAAAAATTTTCGGCGGTGCGTGCTTTGTTGCTATCGCCTTTAGTAGCTTTTTTAAATGTATCTTCTTTAATTTTGGATAAAATATTGGGTGATAAAAAAAGAAGTCCCGCTAATTTATGCTGGACGGCTTATAAACCTTAA
- a CDS encoding MFS transporter: MDKNLRSSTMLIVVAALGYFVDIYDLIVFNVVKKESLEALGYGGELFKKYELMLFNWQMFGMLLGGLLWGILGDKRGRVSVLFGSIVLYSIANISNAFVTDIYGYSLFRFMAGLGLAGELGAGITLVAETMHREKRGYGTMIIVTFGALGAVAASLVGNTFGWKMTYIIGGSLGLLLLLLRASAFESGMFEQMKQHQTLQKGNFLQLLSPPQRFLKYIRCILIGLPIWYVIGVLIALSNRFAEAKGMQGITVGSSVMYAYIGLSAGDLLSGLLSQWFRSRKKIIIGYLLATVLLVLFFLYMGAVSHSSFYFLCFLLGTATGYWALFVTNAAEQFGTNLRSTVTNTVPNFVRGSVIPITLTFDALSKQSNLNTAALIVGGVCLALAWISTLQIDETFAKDLDYWEH, from the coding sequence ATGGATAAAAATCTGCGCTCTTCTACCATGCTGATAGTGGTAGCTGCTTTGGGTTATTTCGTGGATATTTATGATTTGATAGTATTTAATGTAGTTAAAAAAGAGAGTTTAGAGGCTTTGGGTTATGGCGGCGAATTGTTCAAAAAATACGAATTAATGCTCTTCAACTGGCAAATGTTCGGTATGCTGTTGGGTGGTTTGTTGTGGGGGATTTTGGGTGATAAGCGCGGGCGCGTATCGGTGTTGTTCGGCTCTATTGTCTTGTATTCCATTGCCAATATCTCCAACGCCTTTGTAACAGACATCTACGGCTACTCGCTGTTTCGTTTTATGGCGGGTTTGGGTTTGGCGGGCGAACTCGGTGCGGGCATCACCTTGGTTGCCGAAACCATGCACCGCGAAAAACGCGGCTACGGCACCATGATCATTGTTACATTCGGGGCATTAGGGGCGGTGGCAGCCTCTTTGGTCGGCAATACTTTCGGCTGGAAAATGACCTACATCATCGGTGGCAGTTTGGGTTTGCTGCTGCTGCTGTTGCGGGCATCGGCATTTGAGTCGGGTATGTTTGAGCAGATGAAACAACATCAAACCCTTCAAAAAGGCAATTTTCTACAACTCCTTTCGCCGCCGCAGCGTTTTCTAAAATATATCCGCTGTATCCTCATCGGTTTGCCGATATGGTATGTTATCGGGGTACTCATTGCACTATCCAACCGCTTCGCCGAAGCCAAAGGTATGCAGGGCATCACGGTAGGAAGCAGCGTAATGTATGCCTATATCGGCTTGTCGGCAGGCGATTTATTGAGTGGTTTGCTCAGTCAGTGGTTTCGCAGCCGCAAAAAAATCATCATCGGATATTTGCTTGCTACGGTTTTGTTGGTGCTGTTTTTTCTTTATATGGGTGCAGTGAGCCATAGTTCTTTCTATTTTTTATGTTTTTTGCTGGGCACTGCCACCGGCTACTGGGCTTTGTTTGTTACCAATGCTGCCGAGCAGTTTGGTACTAATTTGCGCTCTACCGTTACGAATACTGTTCCCAATTTTGTACGTGGTTCGGTTATCCCTATCACCCTCACTTTTGATGCGCTTTCCAAACAAAGCAACCTCAATACTGCCGCTTTAATAGTAGGCGGCGTGTGCCTCGCTTTGGCGTGGATTTCTACCCTGCAGATAGATGAAACCTTCGCTAAGGATTTGGATTACTGGGAGCATTAA
- a CDS encoding OsmC family protein produces MTSEIVYQGELRTQATHVQSGQQLITDAPLDNQGKGAAFSPTDLVATALGSCMLTIMGIFQRNHDLPSIVGTRVEITKIMASEPRRIAGVQVHFYMPPHHFNTKDRQRLENAARTCPVAYSLHPDIAQDVVFHWQ; encoded by the coding sequence ATGACTTCCGAAATTGTATATCAGGGCGAATTGCGTACACAGGCTACACATGTGCAGTCGGGGCAGCAACTGATTACCGATGCGCCTTTGGATAATCAGGGAAAGGGAGCGGCTTTTTCGCCCACTGATTTGGTGGCAACGGCTTTAGGCTCGTGCATGCTCACTATCATGGGCATTTTTCAGCGCAACCACGATTTGCCTTCCATAGTTGGCACGCGCGTAGAAATTACCAAAATTATGGCTTCGGAGCCGCGCCGCATTGCGGGGGTACAAGTGCATTTTTATATGCCGCCCCATCATTTCAATACCAAAGACCGCCAAAGGCTCGAAAATGCCGCGCGTACCTGTCCGGTGGCATACAGCCTGCACCCCGATATAGCTCAAGATGTGGTATTTCATTGGCAGTAG
- a CDS encoding serine hydrolase, translating to MKKRFFIITLFVSLASGCMPLDFVKDTLPDVDDYLEFALDTIQPAATPFQFYSAGEASSDFYGKNIRLMRDFSISNLTMDDIGLDDYLEGSPTTAFMIIRHDTVLYERYFDKAQANEWYSSFSVAKTFIGMLMGIAQEEGYIRSMSQKVVEFLPEIDAERFSEVTLQDLLNQTSGIRFPPSATLYYSRDLTDMLHKMSVRTPAGSDFRYENGNTQLLGWVLERATNRTLGDYFEEKIWKKIGAEFPLLWSYDSPVNHNVKAFCCMQARTHDFAKFGRLLLHRGKYGNEQVIPEGWINETFDRSTCSRGRFPNYKNQLWSENNGCFTAMGLYGQYIYIYPQKDLIIVRFATINPMLTAWNEIFDLITQQL from the coding sequence ATGAAGAAACGTTTTTTTATCATTACTCTTTTTGTGAGTTTGGCTTCGGGCTGTATGCCGTTGGACTTTGTAAAAGATACCCTGCCCGATGTAGATGATTATTTGGAGTTTGCTTTAGATACCATTCAGCCCGCCGCTACGCCTTTTCAGTTTTATTCGGCGGGTGAGGCGAGTTCTGATTTTTACGGAAAAAATATCCGTTTGATGCGCGACTTCAGTATCAGTAATCTCACGATGGACGACATCGGTTTAGATGATTATTTAGAGGGTTCGCCTACTACCGCATTTATGATTATCCGCCACGATACAGTGTTGTATGAGCGTTATTTTGATAAAGCGCAAGCCAACGAATGGTATAGCAGTTTTTCGGTAGCCAAAACATTTATCGGTATGTTGATGGGAATTGCGCAGGAAGAAGGCTATATCCGCAGTATGAGCCAAAAAGTGGTGGAGTTTTTGCCGGAAATAGATGCCGAACGCTTCAGCGAAGTAACATTGCAGGATTTGCTCAACCAAACTTCGGGTATTCGTTTTCCGCCTTCGGCAACGCTTTATTACTCGCGCGACTTAACCGATATGCTCCACAAAATGAGTGTACGGACTCCGGCAGGCAGCGATTTTCGCTACGAAAATGGCAATACTCAATTGCTCGGTTGGGTTTTGGAACGCGCCACTAACAGAACATTGGGCGACTATTTTGAAGAAAAAATCTGGAAAAAAATCGGTGCGGAATTTCCGCTTTTGTGGAGCTACGACAGCCCCGTCAATCATAATGTCAAAGCATTTTGCTGTATGCAGGCACGCACACACGATTTTGCCAAATTCGGCAGACTGCTGCTGCATCGCGGCAAATACGGCAACGAACAAGTAATTCCCGAAGGTTGGATAAACGAAACTTTTGACCGCTCTACCTGCTCGCGCGGGCGTTTTCCGAATTATAAAAATCAGTTGTGGTCGGAAAATAACGGCTGTTTTACAGCAATGGGCTTGTACGGACAATACATCTATATATATCCGCAGAAAGATTTAATAATTGTGCGTTTTGCTACTATCAATCCGATGCTCACCGCCTGGAACGAGATTTTTGATCTTATCACGCAGCAATTATAA
- a CDS encoding OmpA family protein gives MTQNRTPWCTWALAGWMIFATFWYVCKILNLCPFNFGGNSAPIATTAPAAETTNTAVAATPASYDLTIQDDTLRVSSADNLYFRRSGANPSIPASVNGIYRRVVDYLNGSKRGITLTGVYSKDETNTTTFPNLGIARAEGVKGRLITLGLSPDRIKTEGREVDNLNFNDERLMGGIVYGFHDYIGTAAAANDAERLKTAEQALNIGPKYLYFETGENNLAFDAETEQYMQYLSYYLSQKPNETAKVTGHTDNVGVAAANLKLGQERADFVKAYMSTLGIPAEKITATSKGITQPIAPNDTPEGRQKNRRVEINIK, from the coding sequence ATGACTCAAAACAGAACTCCCTGGTGTACATGGGCACTGGCAGGTTGGATGATTTTTGCCACCTTTTGGTATGTGTGCAAAATCTTGAATTTATGTCCCTTTAATTTTGGCGGCAACTCCGCCCCTATTGCCACCACAGCACCCGCCGCCGAAACCACCAACACCGCCGTCGCAGCGACTCCTGCTTCTTACGACCTCACCATTCAGGACGACACCCTGCGTGTATCCTCCGCCGACAATCTCTACTTCCGCCGCTCCGGAGCCAATCCCTCCATTCCGGCAAGCGTAAACGGCATCTATCGCCGCGTAGTGGATTATTTGAACGGCAGCAAAAGAGGTATCACTCTCACCGGCGTATATAGCAAAGATGAAACCAACACGACCACTTTTCCAAATCTGGGAATCGCTCGCGCTGAAGGCGTAAAAGGTCGCCTGATAACGCTCGGATTAAGCCCCGACCGCATCAAAACCGAAGGGCGCGAAGTGGATAATCTCAACTTCAATGACGAACGTTTAATGGGTGGTATTGTATATGGTTTTCACGATTATATCGGCACTGCCGCCGCCGCCAACGATGCGGAGCGTTTGAAAACCGCCGAGCAAGCCCTCAATATCGGACCTAAATATTTATATTTTGAAACCGGCGAAAATAACCTCGCTTTTGATGCAGAAACTGAACAGTACATGCAATATTTGTCGTACTATCTGTCGCAAAAACCCAATGAAACCGCCAAAGTTACCGGACATACCGACAATGTAGGTGTGGCAGCTGCCAACCTCAAATTAGGTCAGGAACGCGCCGATTTCGTAAAAGCTTATATGAGTACGTTGGGAATTCCTGCCGAAAAAATTACGGCTACTTCCAAAGGAATTACACAACCTATTGCTCCCAACGATACGCCGGAAGGCAGACAAAAAAATCGCCGCGTAGAAATTAATATCAAATAA
- a CDS encoding DUF4625 domain-containing protein: protein MNNLQKLCTFFIVFGLFFASCTEETEDVTAPTITVNTPLTDNALAVSTGTTQSLQYTVNDDVDVATVSIKITYASDSSLAPLEVYSYSKTHNVTATITEFQGNETLQIPANITAGVYTVTIGATDASGKTAATKIFDLLVTNTADTAMPNIVLTQPPTDNVTVGPGNTISVFGTITDNTGVHKVVVQFIRNDNSSIVDNYVLDAGDVNSYSLSKNIEAPILVGNYTILVAAIDKYGNITINDSKKFKVQ from the coding sequence ATGAACAACTTACAAAAACTGTGCACATTTTTCATTGTTTTCGGATTATTTTTTGCCTCTTGTACCGAGGAAACGGAAGATGTGACAGCACCTACTATTACTGTAAATACGCCATTGACGGATAATGCTTTGGCTGTCAGTACCGGTACAACTCAATCTTTGCAATATACCGTTAATGATGATGTAGATGTAGCTACCGTTAGTATAAAGATTACTTATGCTTCCGATAGTTCTTTAGCTCCTTTAGAGGTATATTCCTATTCCAAAACACACAATGTAACGGCTACTATTACAGAGTTTCAAGGCAATGAAACTTTGCAAATACCCGCCAATATAACGGCAGGTGTATATACTGTAACGATAGGTGCCACTGATGCTTCAGGCAAAACGGCTGCTACCAAAATTTTTGATTTGCTTGTTACAAATACTGCCGATACGGCAATGCCTAATATCGTTCTTACGCAACCGCCCACAGATAATGTTACTGTTGGACCCGGCAATACTATCAGTGTATTTGGCACAATTACTGATAACACAGGTGTCCATAAAGTAGTAGTGCAATTTATCAGAAATGATAATAGTAGTATCGTAGATAATTATGTATTGGATGCAGGAGACGTAAATTCTTATTCCTTGAGTAAAAATATTGAAGCTCCCATATTGGTGGGTAATTATACCATTTTGGTGGCAGCTATTGATAAATATGGCAATATTACCATCAATGACAGCAAGAAATTTAAAGTACAATAA
- a CDS encoding aspartate-semialdehyde dehydrogenase yields MKVAVVGATGLVGRIMLQVLEERKFPVKEIIPVASEKSVGQRVIFKKREYTVRSVEAALAARPDIAIFSAGGSTSLELAPRFAAIGTTVIDNSSAWRMHPDKRLIVPEINAALLTADDKIIANPNCSTIQMVMALYPLHKKYHLKRLVVSTYQSVTGTGKKAVQQLFDEREGNPKIDRAYHYQIDLNCIPQCDVFADNGYTKEEMKLVNETRKILGDDSIGITATAVRVPVIGGHSESVNATFRREFSLDMVRQILQKTKGVILLDDPATLKYTMTILAKDKNEVFVGRLRRDDSQAKTLNMWIVADNLRKGAATNAVQIAEYLLRKKLVGG; encoded by the coding sequence ATGAAAGTTGCAGTTGTAGGTGCTACCGGTTTGGTAGGGCGCATTATGTTGCAGGTATTAGAAGAGCGAAAATTTCCCGTGAAAGAAATTATTCCTGTAGCTTCGGAAAAGTCGGTAGGACAGCGCGTTATTTTTAAGAAACGCGAATATACGGTGCGTTCGGTAGAAGCAGCACTGGCAGCACGCCCCGATATTGCTATTTTTTCGGCGGGCGGCAGCACTTCGTTGGAGTTGGCTCCGCGCTTTGCCGCCATTGGCACTACGGTCATTGATAATTCTTCGGCGTGGCGTATGCACCCCGACAAAAGACTCATCGTACCCGAAATCAATGCCGCCTTGCTCACGGCAGATGACAAAATTATCGCTAACCCCAACTGTTCTACCATTCAAATGGTAATGGCTTTGTATCCGCTGCACAAAAAATATCACCTCAAACGATTGGTGGTTTCTACCTATCAATCGGTTACAGGTACTGGCAAAAAAGCAGTGCAACAATTATTTGATGAGCGCGAAGGAAATCCTAAAATTGATCGTGCTTATCATTATCAAATTGATTTGAACTGTATTCCGCAATGCGATGTATTTGCAGATAACGGATACACGAAAGAGGAGATGAAATTGGTGAATGAAACACGCAAAATACTCGGAGATGACAGCATTGGCATCACGGCAACCGCCGTTCGTGTGCCGGTAATCGGCGGGCATTCCGAAAGCGTAAATGCCACTTTCCGCCGCGAGTTTAGTTTGGATATGGTACGGCAGATACTCCAAAAAACTAAAGGAGTAATATTGTTGGACGACCCCGCCACCCTCAAATATACGATGACTATTTTGGCAAAGGATAAAAACGAAGTGTTTGTGGGGCGTTTGCGCCGCGACGACAGCCAAGCCAAAACCCTCAATATGTGGATAGTAGCCGACAACCTGCGCAAAGGTGCTGCTACCAATGCCGTTCAGATTGCTGAATATCTGCTGCGCAAAAAATTGGTGGGTGGTTAA
- a CDS encoding DUF3365 domain-containing protein, with product MRTHFQVPVLFFGLMVGILSCQNQTDTASSTSANANIAPITASDAEIIANLKTHCFSCHSTDHSSLKIAPDFLEIKEKYIQKHPASADFAAAITDFSIHPTPEKSLFQEAVVQYGLMPKSMLEEVQLQNIGNFLFKTDLSQPAWFQPASVDSVAQANKSPLEKGKDDAMRTKGVLGKNLLAALQKGKTAEALAFCSGKAQQLTDSMSLVLGVEIKRVSDKNRNAKNTATTSELQYIELAKAQIAANKKPSPQIQTLQGQQVAYYPIVAENMCLQCHGKINTDISAATYAEIQKFYPNDKAIGYNIGDLRGIWVVKMPQ from the coding sequence ATGCGTACTCATTTTCAAGTCCCTGTGCTGTTTTTTGGGCTTATGGTTGGAATTTTATCTTGTCAAAATCAAACAGATACAGCTTCTTCCACTTCTGCAAATGCCAATATTGCCCCCATCACAGCTTCCGATGCTGAAATCATTGCCAATTTAAAAACGCATTGTTTCAGTTGTCATAGCACCGATCATTCATCGCTTAAAATAGCACCTGACTTTTTGGAAATAAAAGAAAAATATATTCAAAAACACCCTGCAAGTGCTGATTTTGCAGCAGCGATAACTGATTTTTCTATACACCCCACACCCGAAAAATCTTTGTTTCAAGAAGCGGTCGTACAATATGGATTGATGCCCAAATCTATGTTAGAGGAGGTACAACTCCAAAATATCGGAAATTTCCTTTTCAAAACTGATTTGAGTCAGCCCGCTTGGTTTCAGCCTGCAAGTGTGGATTCGGTAGCGCAGGCAAATAAATCGCCTTTGGAAAAAGGGAAAGATGATGCGATGCGCACGAAGGGAGTGCTGGGAAAAAATCTGTTGGCGGCTTTACAAAAAGGAAAAACCGCAGAAGCACTTGCTTTTTGCTCCGGCAAAGCCCAACAACTCACCGACAGTATGTCGCTTGTTTTGGGTGTGGAGATAAAAAGGGTGTCTGATAAAAACAGAAATGCCAAAAATACAGCCACAACCAGCGAATTGCAATATATAGAATTGGCAAAGGCACAAATAGCCGCCAACAAAAAACCAAGCCCGCAAATACAAACTCTTCAAGGGCAGCAGGTTGCTTACTATCCCATTGTAGCCGAAAATATGTGCCTGCAATGTCATGGAAAAATCAACACCGATATATCAGCAGCTACTTATGCCGAAATTCAAAAATTTTATCCCAACGACAAAGCTATCGGCTATAATATCGGCGATTTGAGAGGTATTTGGGTAGTGAAAATGCCGCAGTAA
- a CDS encoding lamin tail domain-containing protein, whose translation MIRFALLLFLCTPVLLAQSPQLVINELMASNSSTAADEAGEYDDWIELYNNSGSDLDIGNYVLTDNNANLTKWKFPNDALIAANSYLIVWADEDSSQGPLHANFKLSAALGEHLMLLDNDGNVLDEVTFGAQSTDQSYARLPNGTGNFAVVSPTFNASNSITALHEPAPAAVWSVFPTVLRRNQTATIRHAAADAALSLCIYNAAGIKLETLTLAPRSEQVLSADHWSSGVYYIKDEKTAKVQIIEIIP comes from the coding sequence ATGATACGTTTTGCATTGCTTTTATTTTTATGCACTCCCGTGCTACTTGCCCAAAGTCCTCAATTGGTCATCAACGAACTGATGGCTTCCAACAGCAGCACCGCCGCCGATGAAGCCGGCGAATATGATGATTGGATTGAACTCTACAATAACTCCGGCAGCGATTTGGACATCGGAAACTATGTGCTCACCGACAACAACGCCAACCTCACCAAGTGGAAATTTCCCAACGATGCCCTCATCGCCGCCAACAGCTACTTAATTGTATGGGCTGATGAAGACAGCAGTCAGGGTCCTTTGCACGCCAATTTTAAATTATCGGCGGCTTTGGGCGAGCATCTGATGTTGTTGGATAATGACGGCAATGTATTGGACGAAGTGACCTTCGGCGCACAAAGCACCGACCAAAGCTATGCGCGCTTGCCCAACGGAACGGGAAATTTTGCTGTTGTCTCCCCTACTTTTAATGCTTCTAACAGCATCACGGCTTTGCACGAGCCTGCTCCTGCCGCTGTTTGGTCGGTTTTTCCTACCGTATTGCGCCGCAACCAAACTGCCACTATTCGCCACGCCGCCGCCGATGCCGCACTTTCTTTGTGCATTTACAATGCGGCGGGAATAAAGTTGGAAACGCTCACCTTAGCACCCCGCAGCGAACAAGTTTTGTCTGCCGACCATTGGAGCAGCGGTGTTTATTACATCAAAGACGAAAAAACGGCAAAAGTGCAGATAATTGAAATAATACCATAG
- a CDS encoding glycosyltransferase family 4 protein, with amino-acid sequence MNIGIDAKRLFFNSSGLGNYSRRFCNALASQLSPHDTHFILYSPKKIPPSHHFLKEIYFNNYSIATPYSPLMRSFGGALWRSWGMRQQWKHDQIQIYYGLSNELPFGEPQTDIREVAIIHDLIFLRFPHLYPRGDVFFYRHKTQFACRRAHALIAASEQTRRDILTFYPDTPPEKITVIPPACDAAFYDTDNNASVPASTAAALPPRFVLSVGAVTPRKNTAQSVEAFAHIADTFGDLHLLLVGKAVGMGVPYQEKIKAYIKSRHLQQRVHWLPTVDNATLPFLYRQAVAVLYPSQTEGFGMPIVEALASGTAVITTAGGCFEEAGGEAAVYVQNPNDAREIAAALEQLLSTAQLRQQHIIKGKPHAQLFTPENIARRIGAFHQAFVNG; translated from the coding sequence ATGAATATCGGAATTGATGCAAAACGTTTGTTTTTCAACAGCAGCGGCTTGGGTAATTACAGCCGCCGTTTTTGCAATGCCTTAGCCTCTCAACTTTCTCCACACGATACACACTTTATTCTATATAGTCCCAAAAAAATCCCCCCTTCTCATCATTTTTTAAAAGAAATTTATTTCAATAATTACAGTATCGCCACACCGTACTCGCCGCTGATGCGCAGTTTCGGCGGCGCACTGTGGCGATCGTGGGGTATGCGACAACAATGGAAACACGACCAAATCCAAATATATTACGGCTTGAGCAATGAACTCCCCTTCGGCGAACCACAAACCGACATTCGCGAAGTGGCAATCATCCACGACCTCATTTTTTTGCGTTTTCCGCATTTGTATCCACGCGGCGATGTGTTTTTTTATCGCCACAAAACACAATTTGCCTGCCGCCGTGCCCACGCCCTCATCGCGGCGAGCGAACAAACGCGCCGCGATATTTTAACTTTTTATCCCGATACTCCGCCCGAAAAAATTACTGTCATTCCGCCGGCTTGCGATGCTGCTTTTTATGACACCGACAACAACGCTTCTGTCCCTGCTTCAACTGCTGCTGCTTTGCCGCCGCGCTTTGTGTTGAGTGTGGGAGCTGTTACGCCGCGCAAAAATACAGCGCAAAGTGTGGAAGCCTTTGCCCACATTGCCGATACTTTCGGCGATCTGCACCTGCTTTTGGTAGGAAAAGCAGTGGGTATGGGTGTGCCGTATCAAGAGAAAATTAAAGCCTATATCAAAAGCCGCCATCTGCAACAGCGTGTGCATTGGTTGCCGACGGTGGATAATGCTACTTTGCCGTTTTTGTATCGACAGGCGGTGGCGGTGCTGTATCCTTCGCAAACGGAGGGTTTCGGAATGCCCATCGTGGAAGCCCTGGCAAGCGGCACTGCCGTTATTACCACAGCAGGCGGTTGTTTTGAGGAAGCAGGCGGCGAAGCGGCAGTATATGTACAAAATCCCAACGATGCCCGCGAAATTGCCGCCGCACTGGAGCAGTTGCTTTCTACAGCGCAATTACGGCAACAACACATTATAAAAGGCAAACCCCACGCACAATTATTTACACCCGAAAATATCGCTCGGCGCATTGGTGCATTTCATCAGGCTTTTGTCAATGGATAA
- the aroQ gene encoding type II 3-dehydroquinate dehydratase, whose translation MIYIINGPNLNLLGTRQPHIYGSRTFEDYFAELQTAFPQVSLHYFQSNHEGALIDQLHEIGFSAQGVVLNAGAYTHTSPALADAVASITTPVVEVHISNIYARETFRRHSYIAPFAKGCIAGCGLTGYRLAVQYLLEL comes from the coding sequence ATGATTTATATCATCAACGGTCCTAATCTCAATTTGCTGGGTACTCGGCAGCCTCATATCTATGGCTCGCGCACTTTTGAAGATTATTTTGCCGAATTGCAGACTGCTTTTCCGCAAGTATCCTTGCATTATTTTCAAAGCAACCACGAGGGGGCATTGATAGACCAACTCCACGAAATAGGTTTTTCGGCTCAGGGCGTGGTACTCAATGCCGGAGCTTACACGCACACTTCGCCGGCACTCGCCGATGCGGTAGCCTCCATTACTACGCCGGTGGTGGAGGTACACATCAGCAACATCTATGCCCGCGAAACTTTTCGCCGACATTCCTATATCGCTCCTTTTGCCAAAGGCTGCATTGCCGGCTGCGGATTGACGGGTTATCGTTTGGCGGTGCAGTATTTGTTGGAGTTGTAA
- the trmD gene encoding tRNA (guanosine(37)-N1)-methyltransferase TrmD → MRIDIITVLPELLQSPLQHSILKRAQQKGLLQVEVHNLRDYSLQKQKQVDDYAFGGGAGMVLMIEPIERCISHLQSQRPYDEVIYTAPDGELLTQPLANRLSLLRNIIILCGHYKGIDERVRQHLITREISIGSYVLSGGELPALVLVDALGRLIPGVLNDETSALSDSFQDRLLAPPVYTRPADYKGWQVPPILLSGHEANIEAWRYEQSVQRTQERRPDLLEEA, encoded by the coding sequence ATGCGCATCGACATCATCACCGTACTGCCCGAACTGCTGCAAAGCCCTTTGCAACATTCTATCCTCAAACGCGCCCAACAAAAAGGGTTGCTACAAGTAGAAGTGCATAATTTGAGAGATTATTCGCTGCAAAAACAAAAACAGGTAGATGACTATGCTTTTGGCGGCGGTGCGGGTATGGTGCTTATGATAGAACCCATTGAACGATGTATCAGCCACCTCCAAAGCCAACGTCCCTACGACGAGGTCATTTACACCGCTCCCGATGGCGAGTTGCTCACACAACCGCTTGCCAACCGCCTGTCGCTGCTTCGGAATATCATCATTTTATGTGGGCACTACAAAGGCATTGACGAGCGCGTGCGGCAGCATCTCATCACCCGCGAAATATCCATCGGTAGTTATGTGTTGTCGGGCGGCGAACTGCCCGCTTTGGTACTCGTAGATGCACTGGGGCGTTTAATTCCGGGCGTACTCAACGACGAAACCTCCGCCCTCTCCGACTCCTTTCAAGACCGCCTCTTGGCTCCGCCGGTTTATACACGCCCCGCCGACTACAAAGGCTGGCAAGTGCCGCCGATTTTGTTATCGGGTCACGAAGCCAACATAGAAGCGTGGCGATACGAACAAAGTGTGCAGCGCACCCAAGAACGCCGCCCCGATTTGTTGGAGGAAGCTTGA